The proteins below come from a single Chryseobacterium sp. MA9 genomic window:
- a CDS encoding D-2-hydroxyacid dehydrogenase gives MKVLANDGISKAGENALKEAGIEILDNRVAQDHVINFINDNNVDVLLVRSVTKVRQDLIDACPGLKIIGRGGIGMDNIDVEYAKSKGIKVINTPTASSKSVAELVFGHFISLARFLHESNRLMPLEGDTHFSAMKKSFSNAYELSGKTLGVIGFGSIGQEVIKIGISLGMKITVLTRSPKTEVLTLNFFDGQSVNFEITSTNDMDAFLKDADFISINTPKTNEYIIDTPQFEKMKDGVYIVNTARGGVINEVTLIDFIESGKVAGAALDVFENEPSPELPLLMNPALSLSPHVGGNTVDAQEKIGIELAEQIIKLQKETIR, from the coding sequence ATGAAAGTTTTAGCTAACGATGGAATCTCAAAAGCAGGAGAAAATGCTTTAAAAGAAGCCGGAATAGAAATCCTGGACAATAGAGTGGCTCAGGATCACGTTATTAATTTTATCAACGATAATAATGTGGACGTTCTTCTTGTAAGAAGTGTAACAAAAGTGAGACAAGATCTGATTGACGCATGTCCCGGCCTTAAAATCATTGGAAGAGGCGGTATCGGGATGGACAACATTGATGTGGAATATGCCAAAAGCAAGGGTATTAAAGTAATCAATACTCCTACGGCATCTTCAAAATCAGTGGCAGAATTAGTTTTCGGACATTTCATTTCCCTGGCAAGATTCCTTCACGAATCCAACAGACTGATGCCTTTGGAAGGAGATACTCATTTCAGCGCTATGAAAAAGTCATTCAGTAATGCGTATGAACTTTCAGGGAAAACATTAGGAGTAATCGGCTTTGGAAGTATTGGTCAGGAAGTCATAAAAATAGGAATTTCTTTAGGAATGAAAATAACTGTTCTTACAAGAAGCCCTAAAACAGAAGTTCTAACCCTGAATTTCTTTGACGGACAGTCTGTCAACTTTGAAATCACTTCCACCAATGATATGGATGCATTCCTGAAAGATGCAGACTTCATCAGCATCAATACGCCGAAAACGAATGAATATATTATAGACACCCCTCAGTTTGAAAAAATGAAAGACGGGGTCTATATTGTAAATACTGCAAGAGGAGGTGTCATCAATGAAGTGACACTGATTGATTTTATCGAGTCAGGGAAAGTAGCCGGAGCTGCATTAGACGTTTTTGAAAACGAACCAAGCCCGGAGCTTCCTTTACTGATGAACCCTGCACTATCTCTTTCTCCGCATGTTGGAGGAAATACAGTAGATGCTCAGGAAAAAATCGGTATCGAACTTGCAGAACAAATTATTAAGCTACAAAAAGAAACTATAAGATAA
- a CDS encoding 4Fe-4S dicluster domain-containing protein — protein MAIKITDECINCGACEPECPNNAIYEGAVDWKASDGTALQGTITMPSGLTVDADAPQEPVSDDVYFIVTDKCTECKGFHEEPQCAAVCPVDCCVPDEDHVESEESLLNKKAFLHGE, from the coding sequence ATGGCTATTAAAATAACTGATGAATGCATTAATTGCGGGGCTTGCGAACCGGAATGTCCAAACAATGCAATATATGAAGGAGCTGTAGATTGGAAAGCTTCTGACGGTACGGCTCTTCAAGGTACAATAACAATGCCGTCGGGACTTACTGTAGATGCAGATGCACCACAGGAACCTGTAAGTGATGATGTATATTTCATTGTAACAGATAAATGTACAGAATGTAAAGGATTCCATGAAGAACCACAGTGTGCGGCTGTATGTCCTGTAGACTGTTGTGTTCCTGACGAGGATCACGTAGAATCTGAAGAATCTCTGCTTAATAAAAAAGCATTCTTACACGGCGAATAA
- a CDS encoding acyl-CoA reductase, whose protein sequence is MNTENQVLGLIKLSDYIKAFLAKKPEDHNEDDVDIELLLKRSEIENPWFTIDNQKFALQQWADLLTEENIKKWLGNYSISKISKRVGLILAGNIPLVGFHDVMSVVLGNHIPVIKLSSKDKRMIPFLLKKWNEFSNESVVFEFVERLENFDAVIATGSNNTARYLEYYFKNHLSIIRKNRTSVAVLKGDETNEELELLAKDIFQYFGLGCRNVTRIFIPQDFVIDRLFESFLEFQDIINHNKYANNYDYNRAVYLLNQDKFWDNNFVMLKEDDKLFSPLSVINFSRYESLDDVKTFIAENEENIQCIVAKEEIGLNAISFGEAQNPGLDTYADNVDTMKFLELV, encoded by the coding sequence ATGAATACCGAAAATCAAGTTTTAGGACTTATTAAATTAAGTGATTATATAAAAGCGTTTTTAGCGAAGAAACCGGAGGATCACAATGAAGATGATGTTGATATTGAATTATTGTTGAAAAGGTCTGAAATAGAGAACCCGTGGTTTACTATTGATAATCAGAAATTTGCTTTGCAGCAGTGGGCAGATCTTTTGACTGAAGAAAATATCAAGAAGTGGCTTGGAAATTATTCAATCTCTAAAATATCAAAAAGAGTTGGACTTATTTTAGCCGGAAATATTCCTTTGGTAGGATTTCATGATGTGATGTCTGTTGTTTTGGGCAATCATATTCCTGTTATTAAACTGTCTTCAAAGGATAAGCGCATGATTCCGTTTTTATTAAAGAAATGGAATGAATTTTCCAATGAGAGTGTAGTGTTTGAATTTGTAGAAAGATTAGAAAATTTTGATGCAGTTATTGCTACAGGAAGCAATAATACAGCCAGATATCTGGAATATTATTTTAAAAATCATTTAAGCATTATCCGTAAGAACAGGACTTCTGTTGCGGTGTTGAAAGGTGATGAAACGAATGAAGAACTGGAGCTGCTGGCAAAAGATATTTTCCAGTATTTTGGGCTTGGATGCCGAAATGTGACGAGAATTTTTATTCCGCAGGATTTTGTCATTGACAGATTGTTTGAAAGCTTCTTAGAATTCCAGGATATTATCAATCATAATAAGTATGCCAATAACTATGATTATAATAGAGCGGTTTATCTTTTGAACCAGGACAAATTCTGGGATAATAACTTTGTGATGCTGAAAGAAGATGATAAACTGTTTAGTCCGCTTTCCGTAATCAATTTCAGCAGATATGAGTCTTTGGATGATGTGAAAACTTTTATTGCTGAAAATGAAGAAAATATTCAGTGTATAGTAGCAAAAGAAGAGATCGGGCTGAATGCGATTTCATTTGGTGAAGCGCAAAATCCAGGGCTTGATACCTATGCGGATAACGTGGATACAATGAAATTTTTAGAACTGGTCTGA
- the serC gene encoding 3-phosphoserine/phosphohydroxythreonine transaminase, protein MNKKHNFSAGPCILPQEVFEKSAQAILDFNGIGLSLLEISHRSKDFVAVMDEARAIVKRLMNLGDDYEVLYLGGGASLQFAMVPYNLMKVGGKAAYLDTGTWAAGAIKEAKKVGTVDVVGSSKEENYSFIPKDYTVGAEYDYFHCTSNNTIYGTQMKSFPEVDTLMVCDMSSDIFSRQLDFSKFDLIYAGAQKNMGPAGVTLVVIKKEILGKTGRENMFSILDYSQHIAKESMYNTPPVFPVYASLLTLQYLEKNGGIAAAEQRNEAKAKLLYDEIDSNPLFETFCVKEDRSLMNVSFKITDESKKEEFDNAWKAAGISGLNGHRSLGGYRASLYNALPIESVQVLVDVMKSIK, encoded by the coding sequence ATGAACAAAAAGCACAACTTCAGCGCAGGACCATGTATTTTACCACAAGAGGTATTTGAAAAATCAGCACAGGCTATCCTGGACTTTAATGGTATCGGATTGTCTCTTCTTGAAATTTCTCACAGAAGTAAAGACTTCGTTGCTGTAATGGACGAAGCGCGTGCAATTGTAAAAAGACTGATGAATCTTGGTGATGATTATGAAGTACTTTATTTAGGTGGAGGTGCCAGCCTGCAGTTTGCAATGGTTCCTTACAACCTGATGAAAGTAGGTGGAAAAGCAGCTTACCTGGATACAGGAACATGGGCAGCCGGAGCCATCAAAGAAGCAAAAAAAGTAGGAACAGTAGATGTAGTAGGTTCTTCAAAAGAAGAAAATTATTCTTTTATTCCTAAAGATTATACTGTAGGTGCGGAATACGATTATTTCCACTGTACTTCCAACAACACAATTTATGGAACTCAAATGAAGTCTTTCCCAGAAGTGGATACACTAATGGTTTGTGATATGAGTTCTGATATTTTTTCAAGACAGCTCGATTTTTCCAAATTTGATCTGATCTATGCCGGTGCTCAGAAGAATATGGGACCTGCAGGAGTTACTTTAGTAGTGATAAAAAAAGAAATCCTTGGTAAAACAGGAAGAGAGAATATGTTTTCTATCCTGGATTACTCTCAGCATATCGCTAAAGAATCCATGTACAATACGCCACCGGTATTCCCTGTATATGCTTCTTTACTTACCCTTCAGTATCTTGAAAAAAACGGAGGAATTGCTGCTGCAGAGCAGAGAAACGAAGCAAAAGCCAAGCTTTTATATGATGAAATCGACAGCAATCCGTTATTCGAAACTTTCTGCGTAAAAGAAGACCGTTCATTGATGAATGTTTCTTTCAAAATTACAGATGAAAGCAAGAAAGAAGAATTTGATAACGCATGGAAAGCTGCAGGAATCAGTGGATTAAACGGACACAGAAGCCTGGGCGGATACAGAGCAAGCTTATACAATGCCTTACCTATTGAAAGTGTACAGGTTTTGGTGGATGTAATGAAGTCAATCAAATAA
- a CDS encoding peptidylprolyl isomerase, producing MKKLLLGLALVGGQLVFAQKTGVKVENSQKKEQPAAISKEKVSLYNDNFLKFVEALQASDRTAIDGLLSEKVKEIVTDNVLKKVKDGIDPNKKLEILKAGYYKTMDGTNHPSIKYKYAGESSSKEAITAVFEDDGKILGVLPAK from the coding sequence ATGAAAAAATTATTGCTGGGACTTGCTCTTGTGGGCGGACAGTTGGTGTTTGCTCAGAAGACGGGTGTGAAGGTTGAGAACAGTCAAAAGAAAGAGCAGCCAGCTGCTATAAGTAAGGAGAAAGTAAGTCTTTACAATGACAACTTTCTTAAGTTTGTTGAGGCTTTACAAGCTTCTGACCGTACGGCAATTGATGGATTACTTTCTGAGAAGGTAAAGGAAATTGTGACGGATAATGTTCTTAAAAAGGTCAAAGATGGCATTGACCCAAATAAAAAGCTTGAAATCTTAAAAGCAGGATATTATAAAACAATGGATGGTACCAATCATCCAAGTATTAAATATAAATATGCAGGAGAATCATCTTCCAAAGAGGCCATTACGGCTGTATTTGAAGATGACGGGAAAATTCTGGGTGTACTGCCTGCGAAATAA